A window of Pirellulales bacterium genomic DNA:
CGACAAATGCACACGCCGATGCTGCAAGGCGGGATCGAGCAACTCCACCACCTCGTGGATCACGTCGGCCAATCGGCACGAAACGCGCTGCAAGGGGGGCGTCAGATTCGGACTTTGTGGAGCCGCCAAAAATTGTTTGAGATTTTCTTCGGTCAATGCCAATTGTCGCAATGCCACGTCCAGGCTTTCGGGATCTGCCTCGCACTCTCGGGCATGTAGCTGAACGGCCATGAGTGCGCCGGTCACATTATTCCGCAAATGATGAGCCAGTCCGCCGGCCAATTGTCCCAAGAGCGAAAGGCGCTCGCTGCGGCGAATGGCCCTTTCCATTTCGGCAAGCTGTTCCGCCAAACGATTGACGGCCACAGCCAGATCGCGCAATTCGTCGTTGCGCGTCGGCAGTGGGATGGGAGAATAATCGGCCTGCCCGATGCGGTTCACTTGCGAGCGCAATTCAACGATGGGCTTGGTCAGCCGTCCGGCAATCAACAGCGACAAAAGTGCTGTGACAGCCAGCGCGATAGCGCCAACTACAAGGGGCGGCAGCGCGGCTTCGCTGCGTGCTTCGTGCCAGAACCGAACCGGGTAAAAAATATGCAATTGCCCCTTCGGCTGTTGTCCGCGCCCCGGCATCGACAACAACATTTGAAAATAATCTTGTCCGCCAATTTCGACCGGCGGTCCCAGTCGCAATTGCTGCCAATTATCCGCGGCGACGGAGCTTTCGCCCGACGGCAATTCCAAGGCCTTGCTGGCGGCCAACACTCGACCTGTGGGATTGGTAAAGACGAAATCGGCCCCCGACAACCCGTGCATTTGCCGCAGCACCATATCGGTCAGCGGAAAGCTGGAATCGGCCAATGTCGCCGCCACCCCCTGCAATTGCTCTTCAATTTGATTTTTCGCCCGCTGGGTGGCCAACCAGGCATTGAGCGCGCTGACCGCACACACCACGCCCAGCAGCACCAAGGCAAACGGAATCAAAATTTGATAGCGAAGGGGCCAACGCATAATTTTCGAGCAAAAGGCAATTTTAGAAAAGCAGCATCCTCGGGCCGACTTCCTGCCCATCATATCGCCAATGGAATTTCCTCGCAAACCGCAGATGACAATCGATAGCTTGCCAGCATATAATTTCGACGGATTCAAACTCCTTCTGATCCACATATCCGCACTATCATGGAAAAAGAACTGACTGATCGGGCCGAGCGAATTCGCAAGAGAATCCTGCAACTGCGGGACAGTCTTTGACTATGCCGCAAAAAAGTCGCAGGCCAGCGCGATTGAACAGCGGATGTCGGCCGGCGATTTCTGGAACAACCAAACGGCGGCACAGGCCACGGTGATGGAGTTGAAGAGCTTGAACGCGCTGCTCAAGCCCATGGACGAAGCGATCCGCGCCGGCGAGGAAATTCAAACTTTGGTCGAAATGGGGGACGAAGATTCCACCTTCATTCCGGAACTGCGCGAGCAGCTCGATCGCACCGAGCCCAAGCTCGACGAGCTGGAATTAAAATCGCTCCTCAGCGGACCGCACGACGCCAACGCCGCCATTCTTTCCATCAACGCCCGTGACGGCGGCACCGACGCCAACGATTGGGCCGAAATGATGCTGCGGATGTACCTGCAGTGGGCCCAGAAAAATGGCTATGAAACGGAATTGCTCGACCGCCAAGACGATGGAGTCGCCGGCATTCAGCATGCGGCCATTTCGGTGCGCGGCCCCATGGCCTACGGTTACCTGAAAGGCGAAACAGGGATGCATCGGCTGGTGCGCATTAGTCCGTTCAATGCCGAAGGCAAGCGGCAAACCAGTTTCGCGGCGGTCGATGTTTCGCCCGAAATCAACGAGAACACGGAAATCGAATTGCGCGACGAAGACATTCGCGAAGATGTGTTCCGCGCCAGCGGCGCCGGCGGCCAGCATGTGAACAAAACCTCCAGCGCCATTCGGCTAACGCATTTTCCCAGCGGCATTGTCGTGCAGTGCCAAAACGAACGGAGCCAACACAAAAACCGCGCCACGGCAATTAAAATGTTGCGGGCACGCCTGGCGCGGCTCGAAGAAGAAAAACAAGAAGCGGCCTTGGCGGCAAAATACAAATCGCAGGCGAAAACGGGCTTCGGCTCACAAATTCGCAATTACTTTTTGCACCCCGATCAGCGTGTGAAAGACGCCCGCACCGGGCACTACATGGGCAGCTTTCATGCGGTGCTGGACGGCAACATTCAGGGCTTTCTCGATGCTTACCTCCGCTGGCGTGCCACGGGGGGCAAACCCGTCGCGGCAGAAAAAGATAGCGACGATGAATAGCGCGACGCTAGGAACGCCATTGCTGCGAGTGGACTTTGAGCGATGCGGCGATCGGTTTGCTCATCAGGTGTCATGGACATTGCCCGATGGAACCAGTGGATGCTTAATCTCGCAGGAAGGACATCCCGACGAAGCGTGGCCCCCCAGCCCGGTCTTGCAATCGCTGAATTTGGAAACTCGGCCCGGCGAAGGGCAATCAGCGATGCTGGTGGGCATGGCGGGCCGCAACCACTGGTCGATGAGCGTGGAAGCCGATTTGGACCGCAACCGTTTGCTGTTCGATGTGGCCTGCCGCATGCAAGAATTGCCCCTCTGGTTGGGCAGCACATATACCGTCCTGAACCAAAGCGGAGCTGCGTGGCCGCTCGATTGTTTAACGCTTACCGCCTGGCATGGTGAGCAAACTGACCAAGCTATTTTCATTCAAATGGACCGGCAGAAGGGAACCTTGCGAATTCCCGCACCGCCAGCCACGGCGATGTTTCCGCAAACGATCCGCTGGCGGTACGAGATTGGCGTTCGGAAATAAGAAGTGCGAAAAGAAACAGCGGGGTTCGGGACCGAATTTAGCCGAACCGGAGGCCTTTAGAATACCGTCTTGATTCACCGCCCCGCTTGGGCGACAATGCCGCCTGAAAGGAGCGACTAGCAATTAGCGATTAGCTTTTGCCGCTGCTTATTCCGTCATTCTCCTTCGTCATTCCCCCTGCCAATGGTTTTTGAGCACATCGAAAAATTGAAGCGAGCCTTTACCGATAAATACGTCGTGGTCGATGCCTCACGGCCGGAGTTGGCGCGCTTCGGCAATGCGACCGGGCTGATTAAAACCGTAAATATGAATGGGCGGGCGCTAGTCGAGTTCGATCAGTTCGATAACATCGGGTGGTATGACATCGAATTGGATTTTCTGAAAGTCGTGCCGAA
This region includes:
- a CDS encoding HAMP domain-containing sensor histidine kinase — its product is MRWPLRYQILIPFALVLLGVVCAVSALNAWLATQRAKNQIEEQLQGVAATLADSSFPLTDMVLRQMHGLSGADFVFTNPTGRVLAASKALELPSGESSVAADNWQQLRLGPPVEIGGQDYFQMLLSMPGRGQQPKGQLHIFYPVRFWHEARSEAALPPLVVGAIALAVTALLSLLIAGRLTKPIVELRSQVNRIGQADYSPIPLPTRNDELRDLAVAVNRLAEQLAEMERAIRRSERLSLLGQLAGGLAHHLRNNVTGALMAVQLHARECEADPESLDVALRQLALTEENLKQFLAAPQSPNLTPPLQRVSCRLADVIHEVVELLDPALQHRRVHLSVVERAEDGGPLWADPAQLRQLLMNLVLNAADAAGPGGWVRIETTVAASVPDPLSVESDASSSVILRVLDNGAGPPREMIERLFEPFATSKPEGVGLGLAVARQIAQSHGGRIVFQRSGGETCFEVHLSAVGGPSSVVGSQQKQHV
- the prfB gene encoding peptide chain release factor 2 (programmed frameshift); translated protein: MEKELTDRAERIRKRILQLRDSLDYAAKKSQASAIEQRMSAGDFWNNQTAAQATVMELKSLNALLKPMDEAIRAGEEIQTLVEMGDEDSTFIPELREQLDRTEPKLDELELKSLLSGPHDANAAILSINARDGGTDANDWAEMMLRMYLQWAQKNGYETELLDRQDDGVAGIQHAAISVRGPMAYGYLKGETGMHRLVRISPFNAEGKRQTSFAAVDVSPEINENTEIELRDEDIREDVFRASGAGGQHVNKTSSAIRLTHFPSGIVVQCQNERSQHKNRATAIKMLRARLARLEEEKQEAALAAKYKSQAKTGFGSQIRNYFLHPDQRVKDARTGHYMGSFHAVLDGNIQGFLDAYLRWRATGGKPVAAEKDSDDE